From Candidatus Rubrimentiphilum sp., one genomic window encodes:
- a CDS encoding DUF3084 domain-containing protein translates to MQAIDLLRGTGIVIFIVALAGVIAYAGDRIGHQVGRKRLTIFNIRPRYTSTLIAVATGMIIALVVTLAAIFAFNEVKTAFFQLNQINAEILAAQTRAKQLESKVNEGKLVIAFGTPLGNGAVRIPAGASPELRRQLVQQLYDQTVSYVNRVYAPLGLKPFKPPANVPKILSDYADSVEMRADLAEGDVLVVAAADQNLYLDDPIHFGLTKPIPDRLMYRRGDAIAQETVPAGKNVSAQLALAELLGTFVPQKAARDGFPPYFVRNVVPVQTIPPNPAQMQTILANGSGTYVMTAFAAADIYPHTFGLPVVVVLQKIP, encoded by the coding sequence ATGCAAGCCATCGATCTGCTGCGCGGCACCGGGATCGTCATCTTCATCGTCGCGCTCGCGGGCGTGATCGCCTATGCCGGCGATCGCATCGGGCATCAAGTCGGCCGCAAGCGCCTGACGATCTTCAACATCCGTCCGCGCTACACGTCCACCCTGATCGCGGTAGCGACCGGCATGATCATCGCGCTCGTCGTCACGCTGGCAGCCATCTTTGCTTTCAACGAAGTCAAGACGGCGTTTTTCCAGTTGAATCAGATCAATGCGGAGATCCTCGCGGCGCAAACGCGCGCGAAACAGCTCGAGAGCAAAGTCAACGAAGGGAAACTCGTCATCGCGTTCGGCACGCCGTTGGGCAACGGCGCGGTGCGGATTCCCGCGGGCGCATCACCCGAGCTGCGCCGGCAGCTCGTGCAGCAGCTGTACGATCAAACCGTGTCCTACGTCAACCGCGTGTACGCGCCGCTGGGGCTGAAGCCGTTCAAGCCGCCGGCCAACGTGCCGAAGATTCTGAGTGACTATGCGGACTCCGTAGAGATGCGGGCGGATTTGGCGGAAGGCGATGTCCTGGTTGTGGCGGCCGCCGACCAGAATCTTTATCTGGACGATCCGATCCACTTTGGCTTAACGAAGCCCATTCCGGATCGGTTGATGTACCGGCGCGGCGACGCGATTGCCCAAGAGACGGTGCCGGCCGGAAAAAATGTGAGTGCGCAGTTGGCATTGGCCGAGCTGCTGGGAACGTTCGTTCCTCAAAAAGCCGCTCGCGACGGATTTCCGCCGTATTTCGTTCGCAACGTTGTGCCCGTACAGACGATACCGCCGAATCCCGCGCAGATGCAGACCATCCTCGCGAACGGGTCCGGTACCTACGTCATGACCGCGTTCGCAGCGGCCGATATCTACCCACACACGTTCGGCTTGCCGGTCGTCGTCGTGCTCCAGAAGATTCCATGA
- a CDS encoding RecQ family ATP-dependent DNA helicase, with the protein MIDLRAALREKFGFEEFQSGQEEVISRILSGKDTLAILATGAGKSLTYQLPALLLPGTTVVVSPLIALMKDQLDMLRQLGITEVVALNSTLSEDQEAAAIARVRSKTVKIVFVTPEKLEDEIFLKLLHELDVPLFVVDEAHCISQWGHDFRPAYLALGGVIARLGHPTVLALTATATPSVREDILHQLGIPDVKPIVRGFDRPNLIYEVRRAEKESDKLKILRNLFLNDELEGTGIIYTATIKNALEVQTYLQDELDIPAAVYHSKLQKHDRTSVHNLFMDEHIRAVVATNAFGLGIDKANIRFIVHYDLPGSVEAYTQEAGRSGRDGLPSRCILIYRMSDTRVQNYFLTGKYPDIEEVQKVFGTLEIFAAQTGGVSMTDLRKILQLPLTKLKVILALLKKGGFIETPSRSKYALTAAAREKREMLLNLASYETKKSYDQSKLAMMLHYAESTSCRRRFILNYFGEGFDRANCGACDNCLRVRIAARNGDLAAETAYRIADIVHHPKFGQGTVERAEKDLVTVLFPNVGYKTLLASSVSRQEAKIA; encoded by the coding sequence TTGATCGATCTGCGAGCCGCGCTTCGGGAGAAGTTCGGCTTCGAAGAGTTCCAATCGGGCCAGGAGGAGGTCATCAGCCGGATTCTGTCCGGTAAAGACACCCTGGCTATTTTGGCTACCGGCGCAGGCAAGAGCCTAACCTACCAGCTGCCTGCATTGCTGCTCCCGGGAACCACCGTCGTCGTCAGCCCGCTGATCGCGCTGATGAAAGACCAGCTGGACATGCTGCGCCAACTCGGCATCACCGAAGTCGTCGCCCTCAACTCGACGCTTTCCGAGGATCAAGAGGCCGCGGCGATCGCGCGCGTGCGCAGCAAGACAGTGAAGATCGTCTTCGTGACGCCCGAAAAACTCGAAGACGAGATTTTCTTAAAGCTTTTGCACGAGCTCGACGTGCCGCTCTTCGTGGTTGACGAAGCGCACTGCATCAGTCAGTGGGGACACGACTTCCGGCCGGCCTATTTGGCGCTGGGCGGCGTCATCGCGCGCCTCGGCCATCCGACGGTTCTCGCGCTCACGGCCACCGCGACGCCGTCCGTTCGCGAAGACATCCTGCACCAGTTGGGAATTCCCGACGTCAAACCCATCGTGCGCGGTTTCGACCGGCCGAACTTGATCTATGAGGTGCGGCGCGCCGAAAAAGAGAGCGACAAACTCAAGATCCTGCGCAATCTCTTTCTGAACGACGAGCTCGAAGGCACCGGCATCATCTACACGGCGACGATCAAGAACGCGCTGGAAGTGCAGACGTACCTGCAAGACGAGCTCGACATTCCGGCTGCGGTCTACCATTCCAAATTGCAGAAGCACGATCGCACGTCGGTCCACAATCTTTTCATGGACGAACACATTCGCGCGGTCGTGGCGACCAACGCCTTCGGCTTGGGAATCGACAAAGCGAACATCCGCTTCATCGTGCACTACGATCTGCCCGGTTCGGTCGAAGCGTACACGCAGGAAGCTGGGCGGTCCGGGCGCGATGGCTTGCCGTCCCGCTGCATCCTGATCTACCGCATGAGCGACACGCGCGTCCAGAATTATTTTCTCACCGGCAAGTATCCGGACATCGAAGAGGTGCAAAAAGTCTTCGGAACGCTCGAGATCTTCGCGGCCCAAACGGGCGGCGTCTCGATGACGGACCTGCGCAAGATTCTCCAGCTGCCGCTGACCAAGCTCAAAGTGATTCTGGCGCTGCTCAAAAAAGGCGGCTTCATCGAAACGCCGAGCCGCTCGAAGTACGCGCTGACCGCAGCGGCGCGCGAAAAGCGGGAGATGCTCCTGAATCTTGCCAGCTACGAAACGAAGAAGTCGTACGATCAGAGCAAACTGGCGATGATGCTGCACTACGCGGAGTCGACGTCCTGCCGCCGCCGCTTCATCTTGAACTATTTCGGCGAAGGCTTCGACCGCGCCAACTGCGGCGCGTGCGACAACTGCTTGCGCGTGCGCATCGCCGCCCGGAACGGCGATCTGGCCGCCGAGACAGCCTATCGCATCGCCGATATCGTCCATCATCCCAAGTTCGGACAGGGCACGGTCGAGCGCGCCGAAAAAGACTTGGTTACCGTGCTCTTCCCAAATGTAGGCTACAAAACGCTGCTCGCCTCATCGGTGAGCCGCCAAGAAGCCAAAATCGCCTAG
- a CDS encoding YbaB/EbfC family nucleoid-associated protein, which produces MNQANLMAQMRKMQQEMTKAQEELASTVVTGTAAGEAVKVEMTCDHRVKAVKIAPEAIDPADAETLEDLIVVAVNDALKKADETAQARMSRVTGGLHIPGLS; this is translated from the coding sequence GTGAACCAAGCCAACTTAATGGCGCAGATGCGCAAGATGCAGCAAGAGATGACCAAGGCGCAGGAGGAGCTGGCGAGCACCGTCGTCACCGGGACGGCAGCTGGCGAGGCGGTCAAGGTCGAGATGACGTGCGATCATCGCGTCAAGGCGGTCAAGATCGCACCCGAAGCAATCGATCCGGCCGATGCGGAGACGCTCGAAGATTTGATCGTTGTCGCCGTCAACGATGCGCTGAAGAAAGCCGACGAAACGGCGCAAGCGCGCATGAGCCGCGTCACCGGCGGCCTGCACATTCCCGGACTCTCCTAG
- a CDS encoding O-antigen ligase family protein: protein MRLTRFLPAAFAVTNFVIPFFPAFITLTAVTVPGVSLVPRWFAIALLVLMAFVALYATATLLVPPRETPPTMWPLLVWLGAALLSAMLGFDPRNGLLFIAIFGLALIWHLTILRYYRAPGVSRAIFASYLISGGLASLAAIVMVATRLPVAQYAIGHGRAIGTFILSGELAGYLIIFLPIAFAVARVSIDARMRALAWSALAVGAIAFVLTISRAGWIGLAAAIAFYIFVGGHVRRRYAPLILLAGLAAVLVVFNVRHNPSENYTRLSIWQAGIQIVLRFPLTGVGPFEFARIYPLVRLPDGDATAFHAHSFLLTILAETGLIGLLAVVFAWWRFVLELLKRLRGASPANATIALAVAAGLVGTWVQGLIDTVSVVIFGLWLPSMALALVTATNGLEEQPRSPS from the coding sequence GTGCGCCTAACGCGTTTTCTGCCGGCGGCGTTCGCGGTGACGAATTTCGTCATACCGTTTTTCCCGGCGTTCATCACGCTGACGGCCGTCACCGTGCCGGGCGTTTCGCTCGTACCGCGATGGTTCGCCATAGCGCTCCTGGTGCTGATGGCGTTTGTCGCCTTGTACGCAACCGCGACGCTGCTCGTTCCGCCGCGGGAAACGCCGCCGACCATGTGGCCGCTGCTTGTATGGCTCGGTGCGGCGCTGCTCTCCGCGATGCTCGGTTTCGATCCGCGCAACGGATTGCTTTTCATCGCGATCTTCGGTCTCGCGCTGATCTGGCATCTTACGATACTGCGCTACTATCGAGCGCCCGGCGTGAGCCGCGCGATCTTCGCGAGTTACTTAATCTCGGGCGGCCTAGCTTCGCTGGCAGCGATCGTTATGGTGGCAACGCGGCTGCCGGTCGCGCAGTACGCGATCGGACACGGACGGGCGATCGGCACGTTCATTCTCTCCGGCGAGTTAGCCGGGTATCTGATCATTTTTCTTCCCATCGCGTTTGCGGTAGCGCGCGTTTCGATCGATGCACGCATGCGCGCGCTGGCGTGGAGTGCGCTGGCGGTTGGAGCGATCGCGTTCGTCCTGACGATTTCTCGCGCGGGCTGGATTGGTTTAGCGGCGGCAATTGCGTTTTACATCTTCGTAGGCGGTCACGTCCGGCGCCGGTACGCGCCGCTTATTTTGCTCGCCGGACTGGCAGCGGTGCTCGTCGTTTTTAACGTCCGCCACAACCCGTCCGAGAATTACACGCGGCTGTCGATCTGGCAAGCCGGCATCCAGATCGTGCTTCGTTTTCCGCTCACCGGCGTCGGGCCGTTCGAGTTCGCGCGCATCTACCCGCTCGTGCGCCTGCCGGACGGCGATGCGACCGCCTTCCACGCGCACAGTTTTCTCTTGACGATACTTGCCGAGACCGGATTGATCGGACTGCTGGCTGTGGTGTTTGCGTGGTGGCGCTTCGTGCTCGAGCTGCTCAAGCGTCTGCGCGGCGCTTCGCCCGCCAACGCGACCATCGCATTGGCGGTTGCGGCGGGACTCGTGGGCACGTGGGTGCAAGGCCTCATCGACACGGTGAGCGTCGTGATCTTCGGCCTGTGGCTGCCGTCGATGGCGCTTGCGCTGGTCACCGCCACTAACGGCCTTGAGGAGCAGCCGCGATCGCCATCATGA
- the lptB gene encoding LPS export ABC transporter ATP-binding protein, whose translation MTAATQVRAREIRMRDLKKRYGERDVVDGVSAEVGANEIVGLLGPNGAGKTTTFYMVVGLVKPDGGSVLLETADGEIDLTSAPMYQRSRRGIGYLAQENSIFRKLSVGDNIRLIWEMHGVTREEQERRLGPLLEEFGLLHLIDARGDSLSGGERRRVEIARALATEPAFLLLDEPFTGIDPIAVADIQMMIRQLRDRGLGILITDHQVRETLAIVDRAYILNNGKIEVSGTAQEVLDSPVARKFYLGEGFRL comes from the coding sequence ATGACGGCGGCCACGCAGGTGCGGGCGCGCGAGATCAGGATGCGCGACCTGAAGAAGCGTTATGGTGAGCGCGACGTCGTGGACGGCGTCAGCGCGGAAGTCGGCGCCAACGAGATCGTCGGCCTGCTCGGCCCCAACGGAGCCGGCAAGACCACGACCTTCTACATGGTCGTCGGTTTGGTCAAACCCGACGGCGGCTCCGTGCTGCTCGAAACGGCCGACGGCGAGATCGATCTCACGTCGGCGCCGATGTATCAGCGATCGCGCCGGGGCATCGGTTACCTGGCGCAAGAGAATTCGATCTTTCGCAAACTCTCGGTCGGCGACAACATCCGCCTGATTTGGGAGATGCATGGCGTAACGCGCGAGGAACAAGAGCGGCGCTTGGGTCCGCTGCTCGAGGAGTTCGGGTTGCTGCATCTGATCGACGCGCGCGGCGACAGCCTTTCGGGCGGCGAGCGCCGCCGCGTCGAAATCGCGCGTGCGCTGGCCACGGAGCCGGCGTTCCTTTTGCTCGACGAACCGTTTACCGGCATCGATCCCATCGCGGTCGCCGACATTCAAATGATGATTCGCCAGCTGCGCGATCGCGGGCTGGGCATCTTGATCACGGATCATCAGGTTCGTGAAACGCTGGCGATCGTCGATCGCGCCTACATTCTCAATAACGGTAAGATAGAAGTCTCGGGAACGGCGCAGGAAGTGCTGGACAGTCCGGTCGCGCGCAAGTTTTATCTGGGCGAAGGATTCCGCCTTTGA
- a CDS encoding tetratricopeptide repeat protein, whose translation MQLASGAIFSRAAARASVPANLHPDLGIRTYSAIERVAPAPYVESMLAQALLDRGDLRHAQSHAERLPPSPARDDLLGRIAQAGGDQAAAQRYFLAANDVFAIRGEVSRLAKHDKAGAYNLELRLTQRLQGAATHPDALADAYWELGRLAAQRGYADPRHRRAWFKTGMHDYVEAVALAPFSERYLIYAGSQALNLNDPSQARVYFKRAADQNPASADAYAGLGVSAFRSGDTAKARAYAQLSRSYDPHSHFLHTLEALLK comes from the coding sequence GTGCAGTTGGCATCGGGCGCCATTTTTTCGCGCGCGGCCGCCCGGGCGTCGGTGCCCGCCAACCTTCACCCGGATCTCGGCATCCGGACGTACTCCGCGATCGAACGGGTCGCGCCGGCTCCATACGTTGAGTCGATGCTGGCACAGGCATTGCTGGATCGCGGTGATCTGCGACACGCGCAATCGCACGCCGAACGCTTACCGCCGTCGCCCGCGCGTGACGATTTGCTGGGCCGGATAGCGCAAGCCGGCGGCGATCAAGCCGCGGCCCAGCGATATTTTCTGGCCGCCAACGACGTCTTTGCCATTCGCGGCGAAGTCAGCCGGCTTGCTAAACACGATAAGGCGGGCGCCTACAATCTGGAGCTGCGTCTGACGCAGCGTCTGCAAGGCGCGGCCACGCATCCCGATGCGCTCGCCGATGCGTACTGGGAACTCGGCCGGTTGGCAGCGCAGCGTGGATATGCCGATCCCCGTCACCGGCGGGCGTGGTTTAAAACCGGTATGCACGATTACGTCGAAGCCGTAGCACTCGCGCCGTTTTCCGAGCGGTATTTGATCTACGCCGGCAGCCAAGCGCTCAACCTGAACGATCCGTCCCAAGCACGCGTCTATTTCAAACGCGCGGCCGATCAAAATCCGGCCAGCGCCGATGCATACGCCGGGTTGGGTGTATCGGCGTTTCGCTCGGGAGACACGGCCAAGGCGCGCGCGTACGCGCAACTCAGCCGCTCGTACGATCCGCATTCACATTTCTTGCACACGCTCGAAGCGCTGCTCAAATGA
- the lptC gene encoding LPS export ABC transporter periplasmic protein LptC, with protein sequence MKFTATLALAAALLAGCNPQPQHAQRAEVATPTPASGLPPLKITGRGNAGAPARFSEQSGNRKLYEGTARSYVSHSAQNMAQATFAEATVTFYDKDGTSLTAMAPQAAVDDRTNQVTLSGGVHAKTSTGATLTCDRLAYDRATSLVTGTGNVRMTAFQNGQREVLTGNTFTSDIKLTRMVMK encoded by the coding sequence ATGAAGTTCACAGCTACGCTTGCACTTGCGGCCGCCTTGCTGGCGGGATGCAATCCGCAGCCGCAGCATGCGCAGCGCGCCGAAGTCGCAACACCGACGCCGGCGTCGGGTTTGCCGCCGCTGAAGATCACGGGCCGCGGCAATGCCGGCGCTCCCGCGCGATTCTCCGAACAGTCCGGTAACCGCAAATTGTATGAGGGGACGGCGCGATCGTACGTCAGCCACTCGGCGCAGAACATGGCGCAAGCCACCTTTGCCGAGGCGACCGTGACGTTCTACGACAAAGACGGAACGTCGCTGACCGCCATGGCGCCGCAAGCTGCGGTTGACGATCGCACCAATCAAGTGACGCTTTCGGGCGGCGTGCACGCGAAGACGAGTACCGGCGCAACGCTGACGTGCGACCGGCTTGCATACGATCGCGCGACGAGCTTGGTGACCGGCACCGGAAACGTTCGCATGACCGCATTCCAGAACGGACAGCGTGAAGTCTTGACGGGAAATACGTTTACATCGGACATAAAACTGACGCGTATGGTGATGAAATGA
- the recR gene encoding recombination mediator RecR, whose amino-acid sequence MPSPGSIAGPVQALINEFSKLPTIGPKTAARLVFYLLNRPRNEAQSLAEAILSVKDRVQLCSTCFSITEEDPCPICSDDRRDSKMICVVAEAKDIYALERTGVYKGHYHVLGGLISPMDGVGPAQLHVKELVDRIGKEEPREIILATNPNAEGEATALYISRLLTPLVASVTRLAYGLPIGGDLDYADEVTLAKAIEGRRTL is encoded by the coding sequence GTGCCCTCACCTGGAAGCATCGCCGGCCCGGTCCAGGCCCTGATCAACGAATTCAGCAAACTTCCGACGATCGGTCCGAAGACCGCTGCGCGGCTGGTGTTCTATTTGCTCAACCGTCCGCGTAACGAAGCGCAATCGCTGGCTGAGGCGATCTTGTCGGTCAAGGATCGCGTTCAACTCTGTTCGACGTGCTTTTCAATCACGGAGGAAGACCCGTGCCCGATCTGCAGCGACGACCGGCGCGACTCCAAAATGATCTGCGTGGTCGCCGAAGCCAAAGACATCTACGCGCTCGAACGCACCGGCGTCTATAAAGGGCATTATCACGTGCTGGGCGGGCTGATCTCGCCGATGGACGGCGTCGGTCCCGCGCAACTGCACGTCAAAGAGCTCGTCGACCGCATCGGAAAAGAAGAGCCGCGCGAGATCATTTTGGCGACGAATCCGAATGCCGAAGGCGAAGCCACCGCACTCTACATCTCGCGCTTGCTTACTCCATTGGTTGCATCGGTCACCAGGCTAGCCTACGGATTGCCCATCGGCGGCGATCTCGACTATGCGGATGAGGTGACGCTGGCCAAAGCCATCGAAGGCCGCCGCACGCTCTAG
- the dnaX gene encoding DNA polymerase III subunit gamma/tau encodes MSLYRDYRPKSFAELVGQEAVVRTLTSAIASGKLAHAYLFSGPRGSGKTSAAKILARCIDCIHGPTATPDNTCENCRAILAGTALDVLEIDAASNRGIDEIRALRDAVKFAPSSMRMKVYIIDEAHMLTKEGANAFLKTLEEPPPHAVFILATTEPEKLPLTILSRCQRYAFRRIAIPVMIERMREIAAAEKMSIDDEALSAIAYRADGGLRDALTMLEQAAAFADGSITAATVELAFGASGRSYARTLLDRAIAKDASGILKTIDDASDAGTDMQVLIRGLIAEFRNLIVARIDPELLTRDLAPDDAQAATQRSRELTQAQIVRALRMLAEALSAVRSSGNPRLELETALLRFALAAEDPTLDAISARVSALEERPATREQKPAESKPEAKPAEPKAVQAKPAPASKPAASNGPVTIQKVRSAWQSIRTRIEGERQSLRTQLSRAQPDSIEGNALVIALPNAVLAETLKDNVKMIEDAIAEVLGTPLRARFKVEAGAGKNAPPVPQADDPDELLSYINERMT; translated from the coding sequence GTGTCCCTTTATCGCGACTACAGGCCGAAGAGTTTCGCGGAACTGGTCGGTCAGGAAGCCGTCGTCCGGACGCTGACGAGCGCCATCGCGAGCGGGAAGCTGGCCCACGCCTACCTGTTCTCCGGACCGCGCGGATCGGGCAAGACGTCGGCGGCCAAAATTCTGGCGCGCTGCATCGACTGCATTCACGGACCGACGGCGACGCCCGACAACACCTGCGAGAACTGCCGCGCGATCTTGGCGGGCACCGCGCTCGACGTCCTGGAGATCGACGCCGCCAGCAATCGCGGGATCGACGAAATTCGCGCGTTGCGCGACGCGGTGAAGTTCGCGCCCTCGTCCATGCGCATGAAAGTCTACATCATCGACGAGGCGCACATGCTCACCAAAGAGGGCGCCAACGCTTTTTTAAAAACGCTGGAGGAGCCGCCGCCGCACGCGGTCTTCATCTTGGCAACCACCGAGCCCGAGAAGCTGCCCTTAACCATTCTGTCGCGCTGCCAGCGGTATGCATTCCGGCGGATTGCGATTCCGGTGATGATCGAGCGCATGCGCGAGATCGCGGCCGCCGAGAAGATGTCGATCGACGACGAAGCGCTCTCGGCCATCGCGTATCGCGCCGACGGTGGATTGCGCGACGCGCTGACGATGCTCGAGCAGGCCGCCGCGTTCGCGGATGGCTCGATTACCGCCGCGACGGTCGAGCTGGCGTTCGGCGCCAGCGGCCGCAGCTACGCGCGCACGCTGCTCGATCGGGCGATCGCGAAAGACGCCTCGGGCATCCTCAAGACGATCGACGACGCCAGCGACGCCGGCACCGACATGCAGGTGCTGATTCGCGGATTGATCGCCGAATTTCGCAACCTGATCGTGGCGCGCATCGATCCCGAACTGCTGACGCGCGACTTGGCGCCCGACGACGCGCAAGCGGCAACGCAGCGAAGCCGCGAGCTGACGCAGGCGCAGATCGTGCGCGCGCTGCGAATGTTGGCGGAGGCACTGTCGGCGGTCCGGTCGAGCGGCAATCCGCGGCTCGAGTTGGAGACGGCGTTGCTGCGATTTGCGCTGGCCGCCGAAGATCCGACTTTGGATGCGATCTCGGCGCGCGTGAGTGCGCTCGAGGAACGTCCGGCCACGCGCGAGCAAAAACCGGCCGAGTCCAAACCCGAAGCGAAACCGGCCGAACCAAAAGCAGTGCAAGCGAAACCGGCGCCCGCCTCCAAACCCGCGGCTTCGAACGGGCCCGTGACGATTCAAAAAGTGAGATCGGCGTGGCAGTCGATCCGTACGCGCATCGAAGGCGAGCGGCAGTCGTTGCGGACGCAACTTTCGCGCGCCCAGCCCGATTCAATTGAAGGGAACGCGCTGGTGATCGCGCTGCCGAACGCCGTGCTGGCGGAGACGCTCAAGGACAACGTCAAGATGATCGAAGACGCGATCGCGGAAGTGCTCGGCACGCCGTTGCGCGCGCGCTTCAAAGTCGAGGCAGGCGCCGGAAAGAATGCGCCGCCGGTGCCGCAGGCGGACGATCCCGACGAACTCCTCTCCTATATAAATGAAAGAATGACGTGA
- a CDS encoding LptF/LptG family permease, whose protein sequence is MSQAAGPAFAPRITILDRYMLGELVGPFLFGLSAFTLIFAATQIIAIGRAVSEAHAPLWAAIEAFLWQLPSMVVLTIPMALLLGTLLAIQRLSGESEITAMKAGGITFLRIIMPLLVAGFVLSLVTLVLQEAVVPYAQAQFTVIENTVINHTSPFASGTTVNAPLPGGGHQITFFSAYDSHTHALLQVTLVQYDRAGNPTQIVFADRADFAADKWTLDNARIYRFSGQNGQTILGSQTPSLQVELGQNPAEIAKRAAGNNPLNMSRAEIAEIISTGQLTPSELSKYWMAYQEKLAQPFACFVFTLIAVPFGIRSVRGGGSASLGFGLAVLIVFIYYIVQTVFSYVGEALPVIAALAAWMPNLIFTFIGAQRLRRAAMV, encoded by the coding sequence TTGAGCCAAGCCGCCGGGCCGGCATTTGCGCCCAGGATCACCATTCTCGACCGGTACATGCTCGGCGAACTCGTCGGGCCGTTTCTGTTTGGGCTTTCCGCCTTCACGCTGATCTTCGCCGCCACGCAGATCATCGCGATCGGCCGCGCGGTCTCCGAAGCGCACGCGCCGCTGTGGGCGGCAATCGAGGCGTTTCTCTGGCAACTGCCGTCAATGGTCGTGCTGACGATTCCGATGGCGCTCTTACTGGGAACGCTGCTGGCGATTCAGCGTCTCTCCGGCGAGAGCGAGATCACCGCAATGAAAGCCGGCGGCATTACGTTTCTGCGCATTATCATGCCCTTGCTGGTCGCCGGTTTCGTCCTCTCACTCGTGACGCTGGTCTTGCAAGAAGCCGTCGTGCCTTACGCGCAAGCGCAGTTCACCGTCATTGAAAACACGGTGATCAATCACACTAGTCCGTTTGCCAGCGGCACGACGGTGAATGCCCCGCTGCCGGGCGGCGGCCATCAGATTACATTCTTCAGCGCGTACGATTCGCATACGCACGCGCTCTTACAGGTCACGCTGGTGCAATACGATCGCGCCGGCAATCCAACGCAGATCGTCTTTGCGGACCGGGCGGATTTTGCGGCCGACAAATGGACGCTCGACAACGCGCGCATCTACCGTTTCAGCGGCCAGAACGGCCAGACGATCTTGGGGTCGCAGACGCCTTCCCTGCAGGTCGAGCTGGGCCAGAATCCGGCCGAGATCGCCAAGCGCGCCGCGGGCAACAACCCGCTGAACATGAGCCGGGCCGAGATTGCCGAAATCATCAGCACCGGACAGCTCACTCCTTCCGAGCTGAGCAAATATTGGATGGCCTATCAAGAAAAACTCGCGCAGCCGTTTGCCTGTTTTGTGTTCACGCTGATCGCCGTGCCGTTCGGCATCCGTTCGGTGCGCGGCGGCGGGAGCGCGAGTTTGGGTTTCGGCTTGGCGGTCCTGATCGTATTCATCTACTACATCGTGCAGACGGTATTTTCGTACGTCGGTGAAGCGCTGCCGGTGATCGCCGCGCTGGCCGCCTGGATGCCGAACCTCATCTTCACGTTCATCGGCGCGCAGCGGCTGCGCCGGGCGGCGATGGTTTAA
- a CDS encoding glycosyltransferase family 1 protein, with protein sequence MIVALDAQLTLGTATGIGEYAAGLANALRDQGTTIVELREPRLDPWRFDRRVLWDQVLLPFRARASGAHLLHCVSGTMPAFSALPMVVTVHDVAWLKVQRHTPAYARYYFGAFALKRYGEARAIVVDADFSRRELLAVLRVPPERVHVVYPGVAPEFTNLHREPPGDVILVPGTVERRKNFEVLIRALPLIAPRVRIISVGPFTPYRDECLQLAQSLGVRDRIEFHGYVSRAALVDLYAKCALVAVPSRYEGFGYAAAQALCGGVPVLVSDQSSLPEIADGDAAIVPVDDPKEWARAIDAIVSDPSAAQLHSGSVRARSIERFSWARSAAQMEAIYKTI encoded by the coding sequence ATGATCGTTGCGCTGGATGCGCAGCTGACGCTGGGAACCGCAACGGGAATCGGCGAGTATGCGGCCGGCCTAGCCAACGCGCTGCGCGACCAAGGCACAACGATCGTCGAGCTGCGCGAACCGCGGCTGGACCCGTGGCGGTTCGACCGGCGCGTGCTCTGGGATCAGGTGCTGCTGCCGTTTCGCGCGCGGGCCAGCGGTGCGCATCTGCTGCACTGCGTCTCCGGCACGATGCCGGCATTCTCGGCGCTGCCGATGGTCGTTACCGTTCACGATGTTGCGTGGCTGAAGGTCCAGCGCCACACACCCGCCTACGCGCGCTACTATTTCGGCGCATTCGCACTGAAGCGCTATGGCGAAGCCAGAGCGATTGTAGTGGACGCCGATTTTTCGCGGCGGGAACTGCTCGCTGTCCTGCGCGTTCCGCCCGAGCGCGTCCACGTTGTCTATCCGGGCGTTGCTCCGGAGTTTACGAACCTGCACCGGGAGCCGCCCGGCGATGTGATCCTGGTGCCCGGCACGGTGGAACGGCGCAAGAATTTTGAAGTGCTCATCCGCGCGCTTCCGCTGATCGCTCCGCGCGTCCGCATCATTTCCGTCGGTCCGTTCACACCGTACCGCGATGAGTGTTTGCAATTGGCGCAGAGTCTCGGCGTGCGCGATCGCATTGAGTTCCACGGGTACGTCAGCCGCGCGGCGCTGGTCGATCTCTACGCGAAGTGCGCGCTGGTTGCCGTGCCGTCGCGCTATGAAGGCTTCGGTTATGCGGCCGCGCAGGCGCTGTGCGGCGGCGTTCCCGTACTCGTCTCGGACCAGTCGTCCTTGCCGGAGATCGCCGACGGCGACGCCGCTATCGTGCCCGTGGATGATCCCAAGGAATGGGCGCGCGCGATCGACGCGATAGTTAGCGATCCGTCAGCTGCGCAACTGCATAGCGGCAGCGTGCGCGCGCGTTCTATCGAACGTTTTTCATGGGCTCGCAGTGCCGCCCAAATGGAAGCGATTTACAAGACGATCTAG